ACCTGCCTCAACTAATGTGCTAAAGCCTTGTTGCCATTTGTTCGAATCTAACAAGTTACCAAGTCGATTGTTTCTGGGCCAGGAGGGTTCATGGTTCAAGATTTGACGAATCCCACAAACATTCGGAATTTTCTGGAGCCGAGCTAACAGTACCAGCCACTCAGGGCTTTCCAGAGGTCCTGTAGCCACAATCTGATAAGGGAGGCTTGATTGTGAACATTGATCAGTAACCCACTTGGCTTCTGCTAAACATGCATTTTCGTAGAGAGGCCCATCGTGTTCTATGTGGCATACGCTGACGGCCTCAACAAAAGTTCCTCCGATCAGTTCAAAACCTTCCATGCTAAGATCAGTTTCATAGCGTTGAATAGTGTAAATGGGGTCTTCGTCTGGAGCAAATAATTGGGCTGAATCATGGCCACTCGGACTGTTTGGGCGTACATCCCAGATGTGAAAATGTGGATCCCAGACTTTCATTCTTCCCCTGTGTTTTGTTTAAAGATGCTAACGCACAAAAGCTTCGTGCAACCCCCCATCAACGTTGATAAGTTGTCCTGTGGTTCGACAGAGACGTTCAGAGGCTAGCAGAAAAATTGCCTCTGCCTGGTGTTCTGGTGAAATCTCTGATTTAAGCAGAGTTCGCTGAGCATAGAAATCTGCCAGACGCCTTCTCAGGATTTCAGTATCCTCATGCTCATCGAAAGTTAATTGATATTTTGAAAGTGAGGAAATTAATCGTTTTCTAGGGAACATGCTGCTTCCTTCCAGCACTGTCGCAGGTGCTAACGCATTGACCCGCACCAGAGGAGCCATTTGAACCGCCAATTCTCTGACTAAATGATTCAAAGCAGCTTTCGAACTATCATAGGCCAGGCTGCCCACTTTACTCACAGTTGCGTTCACAGATGAGGTTAAAATAAGGTTCGCAGGCATTTCTTGTCTAAGCCAAACTGTGTAGGCCTCTTCAGCAACCATCGCAGGGCCGATCACATTCACATCGTAAGTCTGGCGCCACTGACTATCCGAGATACGACCAGTTGCATCAGGTGGAAAAAACACTCCGGCAGTAATAATCAAAGTGTCCATCCCTCCGTAAGCCAACACTACATCTTCAAATAGCTGATTTAGACTCTCACTGTTGGTGATGTCTGCTGATCTAGCGAGGGTTGGACCACAGGTGCTCAGCCTACTGCCAGCCACCCCAATGCCAACTCCCACTTTTTTCACTAACTCTTCAGCTGTAGTTTTGGTGGCCAGGGAATTAGCATCTGCACAGACAACAT
The window above is part of the SAR324 cluster bacterium genome. Proteins encoded here:
- a CDS encoding amidohydrolase family protein, with product MKVWDPHFHIWDVRPNSPSGHDSAQLFAPDEDPIYTIQRYETDLSMEGFELIGGTFVEAVSVCHIEHDGPLYENACLAEAKWVTDQCSQSSLPYQIVATGPLESPEWLVLLARLQKIPNVCGIRQILNHEPSWPRNNRLGNLLDSNKWQQGFSTLVEAGYSFDLQCNPHQYKQSAEIFQRNPEIPVILNHLGTPKRENLLEGQKYWEGLQALANLEQVSIKLSMLTYPNKQWHKDALIKETVNKVIDLFGVQRCIFASNYPVEKLDGWNAQSMYQEFQRLVDHRSQEEQEALFALNAMRIYRA